The genomic region TGCTACTTTGATTTAGCTCACATTACATTATCAATAACCTGCTTATTTATTGTATATGTGAGCTAAATCGAGCTAGATCCCATTTGTTCTTATCGTGCAATGCAACTAAAATCAAATAGGTTACTGAACTCTCAGGCGAAATGGAGTGATGCATCTTATAACTCAGGCAACTGACAAATAGCAAAACAAGAAGAATAATTGTCGCATGCCTTTCATTCTCATATATGAGTACAAAATCAGTACATATGGCACCATACAACAGAAAGTATGAatgtatgattggtcgagtggaaatCAAACAGTACACACACCGTACGAATCAATACTGTGCTACATTGATCAAGAACTTGAAAAACCCAAGCACGTACGCTCGGCCTTTTATTTTGGTCATTAGGAATTAAAAGTTGCGCTCGCCGTATCACGTAACGTCGCGCGTACGAATTAACGTGCACCATGGACGATGGACGAGGCTAGGCGGCAGTGACGGCGATCTTCATGCCGGATTGGCAGTGTCCGGGGATGCTACAGATGAAGTAGTTTGTGCCGCGGGCGAGGGTGACGCGGTCGGCACCGGACTTGTACACCTTGGCGCCGTTTGCCGGCTTGGCGCAGGCCTTGTACCCCGCCGCGCTCACCGCCACCACGTCGTGCGCCGTCGCGTCGTACTTGAACACTGCAAGCAGCCAGATTCACATGCATCAAAACTTCTTCTCATCGGTGTGCATGCAGAAAACTATCAATCCATGCATGCACGTATATAGGTACGAACCTAGGACGTCGCCGGCCTTGAAGCGCTTGCCGGTGGGCCAGGAGTTGGTGTTGAAGGACCAGCCGCCGCGGTCGCCGACGTTGaacaccgccgcctccgccacgaGAGTGCAGAGAAGAAGCACGGCAAGGAGCACGGCCACGTTGGCACTGCCTCCTCCCCGTGCGGCCATTGCTAGCTAGCTTAGCTAGGAACGACTACCGATCAATTACCAACTCAAGAAGTAGCACGTACGAGGAGAGAGGCAGGTTGAGAGGAGAAATGCTGAGAGGGAGGTGCGGTGGTGGTTGGCAATGGACTAGCCGGTGCGGTTTTATAGGCCCGCCGGTGTGGAGGCGCGAGGGCAACTAGGCCAAAAGGTGTGTGGAAATACTGGTTTTCTCGGTAGTGCAGCATTTTTCTGATGGAAGCGTAGAGTAGAATGTAGTGGAGTGGAACGGGGGTTGGCCAACGACCCACAACATTGGAGGCGCCATTACTTTCCGATGTTGGACGGCGACGAGTCCTACACCGGTAGACTTTGAGGAGAACGTTGGATGGATGGGAGACGTGACGACTCCAACCCGGCCACTACTTAGCGTGCGTGCTGGGAAAACGATTAACTACGAAAAGATGTGGAAATGAAAACACCACGCGTTTTAATTTGTAATAGACTTCTTAGTGTTGGATGAACTATGGTGCTGTCCATCCCAAAAAAAAACTATGGTGCTGTCAGGTTTTCGCCCCATGGTGTTCGTTACGATGACGAGCGAACGCAGTGGGTTTCTTGGCAGTGCTCAAACTCGCTGTACCTCTTTCCCTTTCCTCCTGCTGTTCTCGGTACTTTGTATTTCCGTTCATTTGCAATGAAAAGGGGTcatgcccggttcaaaaaaaaaaatgaaaacaccACGCGCGCCAAAGTGGCGTTCAAATATACTTGGACAGCGCACCATGTACGTATGATAATATAATCCATCTCCCAATTCTctctcagggccggccctggggcatGGGCAAAGGGGCGGCGGCCCAGGGCCCAGGCCGAAGGGGGGCCCATGATGTGTATACATATAGAGTATAAGCaaaaaaatagataaagaaaaaattgtgtggaaaaataaatgagatgtgcttggtgtcgtggttctaagcctgacagtagagtggggggtaggaatggagaggcaaggtcctagctatggagaggttgtaaacaccagggatgtacgagttcaggcccttctcggaagaagtaatagccctacgtctcggagcccggaggcggtcgagtggattatgagtatatgagttacaaggtgccgaacccctctacctgtggaggggggtggcttatatagagtgcgccaggaccccagccagcccacgtaggagagggtttaaggtgagttaagtctggggcgttactggtaacgccccacataaagtgtctttactatcataaagcctacttaattacaggccgttgcagtgcagagtgcctcttgacctcctggtggtcgagtgagtcttcatggtcgagtccttcaagtcagtcaagtgagtccctcgttggtcgactggaaggcgacctcttctaagggtgtccttgggcaaggtacttagatcaggttcatgaccctaccctaggtacatgaccccatcattagcccccgaatggattgaggcttcgagtgaggaaggagttgatgttgtttccgattaacctttgcacactggtcgtgcgttgttctggaccaaagaatctcttcgtcgatagtgagcaacttgtcttcagtcgactcgatccattctcttctttcgtcgagtgatctttcgggcttcgacgatccccgagcgacggatcgcgggaaaccccgcgtctgacagactgatctgctgttcgcggattccgcgggatgcgaaatttggggacgcgcgcgaagcggagcggaccgcggcgttcggatgggacgggacatagacgcctcgatctccgcgccgctttcttcgccacgtatcccgtctgcataactgttcctggatatgattagatcgaccgggcccacctgtcatccactcggaagggatcttataaatgcgcccggcgaggatttttgtactgtgcctcagcattctctctctttctgctcccttcgtccccgtccagcgcgctcgctctcgcccccgcacaacttcccctcgcgcatctcgccggcaaccatggccaaggagaagacggcggcgctggaacatgcgaagaaggcgtcggcgtcggagaaggcgaaggggagatctaccagccgcggcgggtcttcgtccagatctcgcctgccgaagggctgggtccaaggagactggatccagtcgaccatcacagaaaaagatctcctcgacatggccaacgagggcttgatccctcatggagctgcgaggcttccggggaaggagtggcagccccagccagaagagggtgagtgtgtgctcttggccacccatgttgatcgtggattttctttgccgccgagtattttcttccgtggcttcttgaacttctttggagcgcagctccaccactttaccccaaattctatcgcctatcttgccgcgttcgtgtccatgtgtgagggtttcctgggctgtcgaccgtactggggtttgttcaagcatatattcacgtgccgctctcagaccgtgaagaaggcgagcccaggcgatgaaagaacccgagtcgtccaaatgtgtgggggcctggggatccaggtgaggaataagagcaccttcccgcccatgacctttcccgagtcagtcagaggctggcagtcgacctggttctactgccaggaccagtcgacgccggggcaatcgagtggactccctcagtttaccatggaccgagtgaacaagccctcctctctgaagttgattccggaggagaaagctgacgtgaagatgttgatggagcgcgtggtgcagttggttcgggagggagtgactggcatggatctcctggaggtcttccttaggcgtcgcatccagccccttcagttccggagccactgcatgtggttgtactgtgggactgaagacgagactcgagtccatccagaagcagtcgacgatgtcactctggaaagatggatggcagccgttaccggaaacaaggataacccacgcggagccagaaggattcctccactcgaccacaacagcgatccaaacaaggtacgtttgctctgctctccactgtgtccttgtcacattcgtttctgtttatcctgccgactggccGATTGATCCTTGTCTGGATATCtaccaggccctcaccgagctatactcgatgcccaacggggcacaagctccgactgaggagggtgaggcgagtgggggcgagagccaggaggaggaggaatgggactcggacgttgctgaggatgatgatgacgatgatgatgatgacggtgatgaagatgacgttgaagacgaggaagaagaggaggaggaggtcgtaccaccgcgctcagaaaggcggtcgaagcttgtccacgacccctcgactgaacgtggcaagggggttgcg from Triticum aestivum cultivar Chinese Spring chromosome 4A, IWGSC CS RefSeq v2.1, whole genome shotgun sequence harbors:
- the LOC123087602 gene encoding chemocyanin, with protein sequence MAARGGGSANVAVLLAVLLLCTLVAEAAVFNVGDRGGWSFNTNSWPTGKRFKAGDVLVFKYDATAHDVVAVSAAGYKACAKPANGAKVYKSGADRVTLARGTNYFICSIPGHCQSGMKIAVTAA